DNA from Bacteroidota bacterium:
TGCAAACCAGACTCCGATTATAGTTACAGCTGCACCTGCATATTGAATCGGTAAAACATATTCATTTAATGTAAAGTACGAAATTATAAACGCCAGTATAGGTACCAGATTATTGTAATTCGCTGTACGACTTGGACTAATTTTTTTAATTCCTTTCGACCATAAATAATTAGCAGTAAGGATCGCTAAAATTCCGGACGCAACAGCAGCAAAATAATATGAATATTTTGCTAACATTGGTGTTTGTAAATTAGTGTGGAGCGCCCAAAGCATAGCTACTGCCAAACAAACCAATTTCCTGTGGCTGGAGCCGCAAACTCCGCCGAAGGCGGACGGCAAAAGCAATGGAGCGAACACAATAATTTTTCTTTTGCCGAAGGCATGGCTTCGCCATAAAACGAGTGAG
Protein-coding regions in this window:
- a CDS encoding DMT family transporter — its product is MFAPLLLPSAFGGVCGSSHRKLVCLAVAMLWALHTNLQTPMLAKYSYYFAAVASGILAILTANYLWSKGIKKISPSRTANYNNLVPILAFIISYFTLNEYVLPIQYAGAAVTIIGVWFAK